A single region of the Geobacillus subterraneus genome encodes:
- a CDS encoding L-lactate permease, which yields MQWKQDFTPIADQLWLSAIVALIPILYFFWALAVKRMKGHVAGLTTLLLAVVLAVIAYRMPAGKAVMSVTQGAVYGLLPIGWIIITSVFLYKLTVKTGHFDIIRNSVVSLTEDRRLQALLIAFSFGAFLEGAAGFGAPVAISAALLVGLGFNPLYAAGICLIANTAPVAFGAVGIPIISMEGPTGVPAMEISKMVGRQLPFLSVFIPFYLVLIMAGWKKTVEVFPAIIVSGVSFALTQYLSSNFLGPELPDILSSLVSIVALAVFLKYWKPKSTFRFATESEVAAAGQTARATHRGGEVFRAWSPFLVLTALISLWGIPQVKAALTGHYEGTNALLKAINAIGSHLTFMPPVPGLNNQILNASGQPIAAVYKLELLGAAGTAILLAAVVTKFIVGISWKDWSRTFVETLNELKYPIITIASVVGFAYIANSSGMSTTLGMALAKTGSFFPFFSPILGWLGVFITGSDTSSNLLFGNLQKVTATSIGMDPVLALAANSSGGVVGKMISPQSIAVACAAVGLTGKESDLFRFTVKHSLFLIILIGILVYLQSTVLSWMIP from the coding sequence ATGCAGTGGAAGCAAGATTTTACGCCAATTGCCGATCAGTTGTGGTTATCGGCCATTGTCGCACTCATTCCGATTTTGTATTTCTTTTGGGCGTTGGCCGTCAAACGGATGAAAGGGCATGTTGCGGGGCTGACGACGTTGCTGCTTGCTGTTGTGCTGGCTGTAATCGCTTACAGAATGCCGGCCGGAAAGGCGGTCATGTCGGTGACGCAAGGCGCGGTGTACGGGCTGTTGCCGATCGGCTGGATCATCATTACATCTGTCTTTTTATATAAGCTGACGGTGAAGACCGGCCATTTTGACATCATTCGTAACTCCGTCGTTTCGCTCACCGAAGACCGGCGGCTGCAGGCGCTGCTCATTGCGTTTTCGTTCGGGGCGTTTTTGGAAGGGGCGGCCGGATTCGGTGCGCCAGTAGCGATTTCGGCAGCGCTTCTAGTCGGGTTAGGGTTTAATCCGCTTTACGCTGCGGGCATTTGTTTAATTGCCAATACGGCCCCGGTTGCGTTCGGGGCAGTCGGGATTCCGATCATCTCGATGGAAGGGCCGACTGGCGTGCCGGCGATGGAAATTTCGAAAATGGTTGGTCGGCAGCTCCCGTTTTTATCGGTGTTCATTCCGTTCTATCTCGTGCTCATTATGGCGGGCTGGAAAAAGACCGTGGAAGTATTTCCGGCCATTATCGTCTCGGGTGTGTCGTTCGCGCTGACGCAATATTTATCGTCAAACTTTTTAGGACCGGAACTGCCGGACATTTTGTCCTCGCTCGTTTCAATCGTCGCGTTGGCTGTCTTTTTGAAATATTGGAAGCCGAAAAGCACCTTCCGCTTTGCGACCGAGTCGGAGGTGGCGGCTGCCGGGCAAACGGCTCGTGCAACGCATCGCGGTGGGGAAGTGTTCCGGGCGTGGTCGCCATTCCTCGTGCTGACAGCTTTGATCTCGCTTTGGGGCATCCCGCAGGTAAAGGCGGCGCTCACCGGTCATTATGAAGGAACAAACGCGTTGCTGAAGGCCATCAATGCGATCGGCTCGCATTTGACGTTTATGCCGCCGGTGCCGGGGTTGAACAACCAAATTTTGAACGCGAGCGGCCAGCCGATTGCGGCGGTGTATAAGCTTGAGCTGCTTGGTGCGGCCGGCACGGCCATCTTGCTCGCCGCGGTCGTGACCAAGTTCATTGTCGGCATTTCATGGAAAGACTGGTCGCGGACGTTTGTGGAAACGTTGAATGAACTGAAATACCCGATTATCACCATCGCCTCGGTCGTCGGCTTTGCGTATATTGCCAACTCATCGGGCATGAGCACGACGCTCGGGATGGCGCTGGCGAAAACGGGGTCGTTCTTCCCGTTCTTCTCGCCGATTTTGGGCTGGCTCGGCGTGTTTATTACCGGTTCGGATACGTCGTCGAACTTATTGTTTGGCAACTTGCAAAAAGTGACGGCGACCTCGATCGGCATGGATCCAGTGTTGGCATTGGCGGCCAACTCGTCCGGCGGGGTTGTCGGGAAAATGATTTCGCCGCAGTCGATCGCCGTTGCCTGCGCGGCTGTCGGCTTGACGGGCAAAGAATCCGACTTGTTCCGCTTCACGGTCAAACATAGCTTGTTCTTAATCATCTTGATTGGCATTCTCGTTTATTTGCAATCGACGGTATTGTCATGGATGATTCCATAA
- a CDS encoding FadR/GntR family transcriptional regulator — MAFKRIKTKKIYEEVAEAIFDMIKNGELKPGDKLDSVQQLAEQFQVGRAAIREALTALKAMGLIELKQGEGTYVREFDPTMMTFPLSIAVLMNKEDIWHLLEVRKLLEAGAASLAAAKRTDRDLDAMAEALWQMKEGIGSDELGEKADLAFHMAIAAASQNPMLMSIMNSVSGMIVETMRETRRIWLFSKQTTTEKLLAEHQAIFEAVRDQNPEAARARMLEHLTNVENVLRRYIRTQQPN; from the coding sequence TTGGCGTTTAAACGGATTAAAACAAAAAAAATTTATGAAGAAGTGGCCGAAGCCATTTTTGATATGATTAAAAACGGGGAGCTAAAACCCGGTGATAAACTCGATTCCGTCCAACAGCTGGCCGAGCAGTTTCAAGTCGGACGGGCCGCCATTCGCGAGGCGCTCACTGCGTTGAAAGCGATGGGACTGATCGAGCTCAAACAAGGGGAAGGAACGTACGTGCGCGAGTTTGATCCGACGATGATGACATTTCCGCTGTCCATTGCTGTCTTAATGAACAAGGAAGATATTTGGCATTTGCTTGAAGTGCGCAAGCTGCTTGAGGCAGGTGCCGCCTCGCTCGCCGCCGCCAAGCGGACAGACCGCGACCTCGATGCGATGGCAGAAGCGCTTTGGCAAATGAAAGAAGGGATCGGCAGCGATGAGCTTGGCGAAAAAGCAGATTTGGCCTTCCATATGGCGATTGCGGCGGCGTCGCAAAATCCAATGCTTATGAGCATTATGAACAGCGTTTCCGGCATGATCGTCGAAACGATGCGGGAGACGCGCCGCATATGGCTGTTTTCGAAACAAACGACGACCGAAAAGTTGCTTGCCGAACACCAAGCCATTTTCGAAGCCGTTCGCGATCAAAATCCGGAAGCGGCTCGGGCGCGCATGCTGGAGCATTTGACCAATGTCGAAAACGTGCTGCGCCGCTATATTCGCACTCAGCAGCCAAACTGA